GAGGTAAAAAGCGTGCTTCATGAACCATTACAAGCTCCACTACTAGCGGGATGAGCGGATCTGAATCAGTCACTGGCCGCTGAGGTATAGAGAAAATCGCAAAAAACTGCCCGAGGTCATGCCCGTAGCCTAAAGTGCTATGGGGCAAGCGTAGGACTCAACGGATTTAACTGCTAGGCTAATTTTACTAGAGCGAACAACGCCGCAGGGAACAACCTAATGCAAAATGCCCCACGCATTGAGCTTCACCCTATTAGCCAACGCGTGCAGGCGCAGGTTGACGGCACGTTAATCGCCGACTCCACCAATACGCTTGAACTCCGCGAATACGGCTACCCACCACGCCACTACTTCCCACGTGAAGACGTGAGAATGGATTTACTTACTATTTCAGAAACCACCACGTATTGTCCGCTCAAGGGTGATGTCACCTACTGCACACCGATGTGGCGTGGAGCGATGACCAGCAGCCGATACGCTCAAAAAATATGGATCTAGATATGTTGTGAAAATATGAGGATGTTTCATGAAGATTGCGTGGATTATTCTGATAATGTTCGTGCTGGCTGGATGCGCGGGAAATAGATATGGCGAAGTAGCAATCGGGTCACATAGCGTTTGGTGCAATGAAAGGTATTTGCCGGAAAGAGATTCGATTGAAACAGTACAAGACGAGCTGCATCTCGATGTCGCAAAGAATGGATATCTGTATGCCTTCTTGGGCGCTTATGCATTCCAAAAAGATAGCAAAGGTGGTTCAGACCATCTATTTGTATTGCCAGAGTATATTGAAAGAGTTGAATCGCTTTCTGAGCAGGATGATGAGACAGGGTTCGAAGCTGAGGTCTTTAAGGTATATTCCAGTCAGAGCAATCTATTTGAGGTTGTAATTGTTTTCATTGGCTCGAATGATATGGCTGATTGGAGAACAAATTTTTCTTTTATAAATCGACGTCAGTATGACCAAGCAAGAAATTATGTACTTAATGTTGAGAAGGAGTTTCCGGAGATGAAGTTTGTCGTTGCCGGATATTCACTGGGTGGTGGATTGGCAGTTCACGTAACAAAGCATGAACAAACGAGTGCCAAGGTTCAGCAAGCTTGGGCTTTTAACTCAAGCCCAAAAACATGGGGTGATGGAAGTAATGATGCTCGAATTTGGCAGGCTTCTATGTCACGTGATGCGCTTAAGATCGCGAGGTTGCCCATATTTCGGGTTCTTCCTGGGGTATCTAGAATTGGTGCAGGAAGCGGTCAAAGGGCGGAGAATTACTATCTAGTTGAATCGAATCGTGTTTATGCTCATTTTAGATGGGTTCTAGCGAGAGATATGTTGCACGTGGCTGACTTAGCTTTATACAAAGAAGGCGTTGAGGAAGAGTCATCAAAACCATTACATCTACTTAAATTATCTTCGTTCGCTGCTTGCAATGCCGCCCTCTAACAATCGGCTGCACAGCGGCCTATTTCCCGCCGCTTCGCGGCTCTAAATCGGCTCGTGAGCCGGGCGTTGAGCCTGTATAAAAACTCCGCTGACGGCTAAGTTTTGGTAGGATCGAGAAAAAATACGAGGAGTGGTCAGCATGCCGCGCTTCAAGGCTTATAGCTACGATCAGAACGCTATGGTGGTGATCAATTACCAAGATCAGATCCAGCTAGGCACCTTTGAACACGCTGTGCACTACCTGATCGACTGGATGAAGCATCGAGTCGATAGCCCCCCAGGGGCAAAGAAGTTTACAGCCATCGTATGTCAGTCGTGGAGCCCGTCTTCGGCAACATTGGCACAACGAAAAGGCTGAACCGCTTCAGCCTTCGGGGTAAGAAAAAAGTGCAAGGTCAGTGGCAGCTCTACTGCTTGGTGCACAATATTGAGAAGTTGGCGAATTACGGCCACTTGGCCGCGTCATGAAGGGCCTGGAGCGGAGTATGTTGCTTTTTAAGAGCAAAAGGCCGTCTTCAACAAGCTTTAGCTGGGTGCCCAAGTGGCTAAATACCGATATTAAGATTACTCAGTCAGATGACCGGCTGAGTAAATAAATTAAGATGATAGGAGGTGGAGACGGCTCGAAATCGGTTTTTTCTACAGTCTCGTTATTCATCCTAGACTTCAATCGGCTAACAAGGATTAACATGGCAAAAAGAACGAACAATCATAAATTGGGTGACTTAGGCGAACTTAAGGTTAGAATGATATTTTCTGAAGCAGGGTTTGCTATATCAGAGATGTCAAAGGATTATGGCGAAGACTTTTTCGTATTTGGTGAAGACGCTGGTGTTATTGAGCCTTTCAGGATCTACGTTCAAGTAAAAACATCTGAAAAAAATGATCAACATAAGTCTGATTGGACAATTTACGAAGATTGCTTAACTGTTCGAAATTGGATTATTGGAAATGATCTTACAATTCTTGTTCGCCACAACAAAAAGTCAGGTGAATATAAATTTTGCGTTCCAGAGGATGAGGTTGAATATTGGAATTTACCATTTATTAAAGATAGTGATATTGCAATCAACTGTAACGAAAACTTTGATGCTGAAGCAGCAAAAAAATTGATGTGGATGGCTCGAATTAGACATTACGATAGGATTGTCAAAATTACTCAGCCAAATGAAATGGGAGAAGATACGTGGAATGATATTCCTAAATACAGGCTATTTTGTTTGGAGCTGTTAGTTAGACTTAAACTCATGGATCCTGTGAATCTTCATCTGAATAACGAGACATATCTGAAACTCGCCAATATCGCTGGAGAAATGATTGACGATCATGAAGATTCAGAAGATATGAGTGCAGTTGAAAAGTCTAGATATGCAGCAAGCTTTTTATTAGTGGTAGATCAATTGGAAAAAGTTAGTGGATATTCAGTTGGCATGAGTCAGTTTTTATTAGACTCTTGCGCTTGCTTACTAGTACAACTGATGTTTCACCGTGAAGAAGTTGCCATAAAAGAGCTCCAAGAACTAGCATCAACCTTGAGGCTATCTACATAATAATTCGTTTCCATTGATAAAATACTGTCACGAATTTTGGTACCTAAAATGTCGTGCCAGTATTTGTAACTGAACTCGGCGTTATATCAGTTCCGCCTAAAATACCGTTCCTGGCCGATAGCGGCCAAGCCAACTTTGGTGATGCAGAGTTGCATATCCGAGAATCATGGCACTGAATGCATCTGTTGCCAGGGAGAGAATTGCTTAGCCTCTGCTGTTTAGGTGCGTTGTTATTATCTGTATCAACCTGATGGTCGAGAGGAAATTGAACTGACGCCTGATAGCGCCATCGAAGGAAATATCAGATAAAGATCGGCTTTTGCTGACAAGCTATTACTACCCGTTCTTGCAGGATGGGGTCTTCGCGGAGAACTTTATGGACTACGAACATGCAATTGTGAAATTCGAAGACGGGATTGGCATCCTGTTCTGCAACGGCTGCGGCATTATCATCGCTGAGGGTACCCAGCATGAGGATAGAGAGCACTACTGTACCATGTGCATGAGCGGCAAT
This genomic window from Halomonas sp. TD01 contains:
- a CDS encoding DUF427 domain-containing protein produces the protein MQNAPRIELHPISQRVQAQVDGTLIADSTNTLELREYGYPPRHYFPREDVRMDLLTISETTTYCPLKGDVTYCTPMWRGAMTSSRYAQKIWI
- a CDS encoding Mbeg1-like protein, which produces MKIAWIILIMFVLAGCAGNRYGEVAIGSHSVWCNERYLPERDSIETVQDELHLDVAKNGYLYAFLGAYAFQKDSKGGSDHLFVLPEYIERVESLSEQDDETGFEAEVFKVYSSQSNLFEVVIVFIGSNDMADWRTNFSFINRRQYDQARNYVLNVEKEFPEMKFVVAGYSLGGGLAVHVTKHEQTSAKVQQAWAFNSSPKTWGDGSNDARIWQASMSRDALKIARLPIFRVLPGVSRIGAGSGQRAENYYLVESNRVYAHFRWVLARDMLHVADLALYKEGVEEESSKPLHLLKLSSFAACNAAL
- a CDS encoding DUF4365 domain-containing protein is translated as MAKRTNNHKLGDLGELKVRMIFSEAGFAISEMSKDYGEDFFVFGEDAGVIEPFRIYVQVKTSEKNDQHKSDWTIYEDCLTVRNWIIGNDLTILVRHNKKSGEYKFCVPEDEVEYWNLPFIKDSDIAINCNENFDAEAAKKLMWMARIRHYDRIVKITQPNEMGEDTWNDIPKYRLFCLELLVRLKLMDPVNLHLNNETYLKLANIAGEMIDDHEDSEDMSAVEKSRYAASFLLVVDQLEKVSGYSVGMSQFLLDSCACLLVQLMFHREEVAIKELQELASTLRLST